A stretch of Pseudoclavibacter chungangensis DNA encodes these proteins:
- a CDS encoding helix-turn-helix domain-containing protein codes for MLDTVESLWAILDRFSNAASDEYRAVVEALRRRQDESRRAALLALLEGSDAAGNAARLDLPPTGAFVVVAARVAASAESGDPVAPAVLRSCGAGAVWASSPAGRIGLVNAHATADLEALLVRLDADPGTAIGISRVFDRPAGAVTAGRQARLALLALGGGGGVRRFESRPVDVLLVSEPASATVLRDLVLGNVLRLRDDDAEKLLSTFEAWIASDGSAAAAGEALHCHRNSVLYRLQRLESLSGRRVRSPLELAELVAAVRAHRLVG; via the coding sequence GTGCTCGATACGGTCGAGTCGCTGTGGGCGATCCTCGACCGGTTCTCGAACGCCGCGTCCGACGAGTACCGTGCGGTCGTGGAGGCGCTCCGGCGGCGGCAGGACGAGTCCCGTCGCGCCGCCCTGCTCGCCCTGCTCGAGGGCAGCGACGCGGCCGGTAACGCCGCCCGGCTCGACCTCCCGCCCACGGGCGCGTTCGTCGTCGTGGCCGCGCGCGTCGCCGCGAGCGCCGAGAGCGGTGATCCTGTCGCACCGGCCGTCCTCCGTTCGTGCGGTGCGGGTGCCGTGTGGGCGTCGTCGCCCGCGGGTCGCATCGGCCTCGTCAATGCGCACGCGACCGCAGATCTCGAGGCGCTGCTCGTGCGGCTCGACGCCGACCCGGGGACGGCGATCGGCATCAGCCGGGTCTTCGACCGTCCCGCGGGCGCCGTCACCGCCGGCCGCCAGGCCCGCCTCGCCCTCCTCGCGCTCGGCGGTGGCGGCGGGGTGCGCAGGTTCGAGAGCCGGCCGGTCGACGTGTTGCTCGTGTCGGAGCCCGCATCGGCCACGGTACTGCGCGATCTCGTGCTCGGGAACGTGCTCCGCTTGCGGGACGACGACGCCGAGAAGCTCCTGTCGACCTTCGAGGCGTGGATCGCGTCGGACGGCTCCGCGGCGGCCGCGGGGGAGGCGCTGCACTGTCATCGCAATTCGGTGCTGTACCGCCTGCAGCGGCTCGAGTCGCTCTCGGGTCGTCGCGTCCGCAGCCCCCTCGAGCTGGCGGAACTCGTCGCCGCGGTGCGCGCCCATCGCCTCGTCGGCTGA
- a CDS encoding arsenic resistance protein — MVVAWMERYQLPLYVGALLLGAVVGLVVPAAGAVAVHAVEPCLALLLYVTFLGIPMRRLGAALRDARFVGSLLVLNFLLVPPLAWLLSRLVAHDEALLVGVLFVLLTPCIDYVIVFAGIAGGDARRLLAAAPLLMVVQALLLPVFLFLFVGPDTASAVEPGPFLRALLVIVLLPLVAAWLTQLVAPRFGFEAAVERSANAAMVPLMMVTLAIVVASQIAGVGTELGALALAVPVFVLFVAVALPLGMLVGRVARIDVAGRRALVFSGATRNSLVVLPLALTLPDRFALAPLVVVTQTLVELGAMVLLVRIVPLLVRDARPGIERAG, encoded by the coding sequence GTGGTCGTGGCCTGGATGGAGCGGTACCAACTCCCGCTCTACGTCGGCGCCCTGCTGCTCGGCGCGGTCGTCGGCCTCGTCGTGCCGGCCGCCGGTGCCGTGGCCGTGCACGCGGTCGAGCCGTGCCTCGCGCTGCTCCTGTACGTCACGTTCCTCGGCATCCCGATGCGTCGTCTCGGCGCCGCACTGCGCGACGCGCGCTTCGTGGGGAGCCTGCTCGTCCTCAACTTCCTGCTCGTGCCGCCCCTCGCCTGGCTCCTCTCGCGTCTCGTCGCGCACGACGAGGCACTCCTCGTCGGGGTGCTGTTCGTGCTGCTCACCCCGTGCATCGACTACGTGATCGTGTTCGCGGGCATCGCCGGTGGTGATGCGCGGCGATTGCTCGCTGCGGCGCCGCTGCTCATGGTCGTCCAGGCGCTCCTGCTGCCCGTCTTCCTGTTCCTGTTCGTCGGGCCCGACACCGCGTCCGCCGTGGAGCCCGGCCCGTTCCTCCGCGCGTTGCTCGTCATCGTGCTGCTGCCGCTCGTCGCGGCCTGGCTCACCCAGCTCGTCGCACCCAGGTTCGGGTTCGAGGCCGCCGTCGAGCGGTCCGCGAACGCGGCGATGGTGCCGCTCATGATGGTGACGCTCGCGATCGTCGTGGCGTCGCAGATCGCGGGCGTCGGGACGGAGCTCGGCGCGCTCGCGCTCGCCGTCCCCGTCTTCGTGCTGTTCGTCGCGGTCGCACTGCCGCTCGGAATGCTCGTCGGGCGGGTCGCGCGCATCGACGTCGCCGGACGTCGGGCACTGGTGTTCAGCGGGGCGACGCGGAACTCGCTCGTGGTGCTGCCGCTCGCGCTCACCCTGCCCGACCGGTTCGCGCTCGCGCCGCTCGTCGTCGTCACACAGACGCTCGTCGAGCTCGGCGCGATGGTGCTCCTCGTCCGTATCGTGCCGCTGCTCGTCCGGGACGCTCGTCCCGGGATCGAACGGGCCGGTTGA